In one window of Pseudomonadota bacterium DNA:
- a CDS encoding DUF4160 domain-containing protein, whose amino-acid sequence MPIISMFYGIIVLMFYFDNKKHHLPHIHAQYAEHEAIIGIDDGTILEGNLPTSKMKLIQAWIEIHRDELIADWRMSVEGQQPFKIEPLK is encoded by the coding sequence ATGCCTATAATCTCGATGTTCTATGGTATTATTGTTCTCATGTTCTATTTTGATAATAAGAAACATCATCTTCCACATATTCATGCCCAGTATGCCGAGCATGAGGCTATTATCGGAATAGACGATGGAACAATTCTGGAAGGTAATCTTCCTACTTCAAAAATGAAATTGATTCAGGCATGGATTGAAATACACAGAGACGAATTAATTGCTGACTGGAGAATGTCGGTTGAAGGCCAGCAGCCATTTAAAATTGAACCATTAAAATGA
- a CDS encoding Fic family protein: MTKLDRRLSPIPSEVLSKIAKIDEIKGRWIGGLQINPQALGRLKRSVLVTSTGASTRIEGAKLTDKEIEKLMQGITTKKFTDRDSQEVQGYYELLHNVFDSWKSIKFSESTVKHFHNQLLKYVEKDERHRGDYKKTENTVEMFDQNGKSIGTVFEPTKAYLTPKEMQELMEWATQALEEKKYHPLLIIGNFLVEFLKIHPFQDGNGRVSRILTNLLLLKEGYAFMPYVSHEKIVEDNKNNYYLALVKSQKSFNRKTGNIFPWLNFFLDVLLKQSEIAIKLMGSEDVEKLLSPKQMEVWNYLQKVPEAAPIEICRETKIVKPTVLQALNRLVALRKVERIGMGRGTRYRKL, translated from the coding sequence ATGACTAAACTCGACAGAAGACTATCCCCCATTCCTTCTGAGGTTTTATCGAAAATAGCCAAAATTGATGAAATTAAAGGGCGTTGGATTGGCGGGCTGCAAATTAACCCTCAAGCTTTAGGCCGCTTAAAACGGTCTGTTTTGGTTACTTCCACCGGAGCTTCTACCCGTATTGAAGGGGCGAAACTCACTGATAAAGAAATTGAAAAGCTGATGCAGGGCATAACTACAAAAAAGTTTACTGATAGAGATTCACAGGAAGTGCAAGGATACTATGAACTGCTTCATAATGTATTTGATTCCTGGAAGTCTATCAAATTCAGTGAAAGCACAGTCAAACACTTTCACAATCAGTTGCTCAAATATGTAGAGAAGGACGAAAGACATCGAGGGGATTATAAGAAGACAGAAAACACTGTCGAAATGTTCGATCAAAACGGCAAGAGTATCGGTACCGTATTTGAACCTACCAAAGCCTATCTTACCCCTAAAGAAATGCAGGAACTTATGGAGTGGGCAACGCAGGCACTTGAAGAAAAGAAATATCACCCCCTCCTTATAATCGGCAACTTTCTGGTTGAATTTCTCAAAATTCATCCTTTTCAGGATGGTAATGGAAGGGTTTCCCGTATTCTGACAAACCTGCTTCTGCTTAAAGAAGGCTATGCCTTCATGCCCTATGTTTCGCATGAGAAGATAGTGGAAGATAATAAAAACAATTACTATTTAGCGCTTGTAAAAAGTCAGAAAAGTTTCAATAGAAAAACCGGGAATATTTTTCCATGGCTTAATTTCTTCCTTGATGTTTTGCTCAAACAGTCCGAGATAGCCATCAAACTAATGGGAAGCGAGGATGTGGAAAAGCTGCTTTCGCCGAAACAAATGGAAGTCTGGAACTATCTGCAAAAAGTTCCAGAGGCAGCGCCTATTGAAATTTGCCGGGAAACCAAAATAGTAAAACCTACGGTGCTTCAGGCTCTCAACAGGCTGGTTGCTCTCAGAAAGGTTGAAAGAATTGGAATGGGAAGAGGAACGAGATATAGGAAACTGTAG
- a CDS encoding acetate--CoA ligase family protein — protein MESLLLGVEALTFLKKQGFSVLESLLAKTEDEAASKASEIGFPVTLKLSSSDVIHKTEVGGIRVSLKDEAEVRQAFRELVGTFSSDHPEKRLDGVIVQRQGSGLEVIVGMLRDPQFGPVLMFGLGGVFVEAMKDVSFRLIPIEASDAKDMIEELKGYGVLRNPRSGSIDLQTIENLLFRISTFINNNPEVREMDLNPVFISSRGGVHICDARIMGQKDCS, from the coding sequence ATGGAATCATTGCTCCTCGGTGTAGAAGCTCTCACCTTTCTTAAAAAGCAGGGGTTTTCCGTGCTGGAGAGCCTTCTGGCAAAGACCGAGGATGAAGCCGCGAGTAAGGCATCAGAGATAGGTTTTCCTGTGACGCTGAAGCTCTCATCGTCGGATGTGATCCACAAGACCGAGGTCGGGGGCATACGGGTGTCACTCAAGGATGAAGCGGAAGTGAGACAGGCATTCAGAGAACTCGTTGGAACCTTTAGCTCAGACCATCCTGAAAAGAGGCTCGACGGAGTTATTGTGCAGAGACAGGGAAGCGGCTTGGAGGTGATCGTCGGAATGCTGAGGGACCCGCAGTTTGGTCCCGTTCTGATGTTCGGATTGGGAGGTGTCTTTGTGGAAGCAATGAAAGATGTTTCGTTCAGATTGATTCCGATAGAAGCTTCTGACGCGAAAGATATGATAGAAGAACTAAAGGGCTACGGGGTGCTCAGAAATCCTCGAAGCGGGTCGATAGATCTTCAGACAATTGAGAATCTTCTCTTTCGAATTTCAACGTTTATCAACAATAATCCCGAGGTTCGGGAAATGGACTTAAACCCTGTATTCATCTCCTCCCGCGGCGGCGTGCATATCTGCGACGCCAGGATCATGGGCCAAAAGGACTGCTCTTAA
- a CDS encoding DUF4263 domain-containing protein, with product MSIDHAFEIGSDERCKLFLNISGLNKGGNEIDEVSANLYAYDSTTGVSKFTCSLSINDLGNLYYHLDKYSMIKSVVPKETGKFVEITGNTEGILSLLAATDTASLVPALKNIIRNKLSQDDINTILGRKESLIEFENKLSQGKSITEPEWQIFFEKNEWIFGYGLKYRYLKILQREAHVSGSDLDGGNEVISDFLLSDMRFTKLVELKKPSTSLFKNRKNRSDAWCLSNDLSDAVSQILSQKANWEINSQADNYTSEGNKITDLTRDVECILIIGSRSELSGSDKEKAVKLKTLELYRRNLRNIDIVLYDELFERAKFIVKNGLRE from the coding sequence ATGAGCATTGACCATGCTTTTGAGATTGGAAGCGATGAAAGATGCAAATTGTTCTTAAACATTTCTGGCTTGAATAAAGGAGGAAATGAGATTGATGAAGTTTCCGCCAATCTCTATGCATACGATTCTACTACTGGTGTATCTAAGTTTACATGTTCCCTGTCAATTAATGACTTAGGAAATCTATATTATCACCTTGATAAATACAGTATGATTAAATCAGTCGTACCTAAGGAAACGGGGAAGTTTGTAGAAATAACAGGCAATACGGAAGGAATTTTGTCCCTCCTTGCTGCTACAGATACAGCGTCACTAGTTCCTGCCCTGAAGAATATTATCCGAAACAAGCTTTCGCAAGATGACATAAATACTATTTTAGGTAGAAAAGAGTCTTTGATAGAATTTGAGAATAAATTGTCACAAGGCAAAAGTATCACTGAACCAGAATGGCAGATATTTTTTGAAAAAAATGAATGGATATTTGGCTATGGCCTTAAGTACCGATATCTGAAAATACTCCAAAGAGAGGCACATGTTTCAGGTTCAGATTTAGATGGAGGAAATGAGGTTATATCAGATTTCCTTTTATCAGACATGAGATTTACAAAGCTGGTAGAATTGAAGAAGCCAAGTACATCATTGTTCAAAAATCGAAAAAATAGATCAGATGCATGGTGTTTATCAAATGATTTATCAGATGCTGTCAGCCAGATTTTATCTCAGAAGGCAAATTGGGAGATTAACAGTCAGGCTGATAATTACACTTCAGAAGGCAACAAAATTACAGACCTTACTCGTGACGTTGAATGTATTTTGATAATAGGTAGCAGGTCTGAGTTATCGGGAAGTGACAAAGAAAAAGCTGTAAAATTGAAGACGCTTGAGCTGTATAGGCGGAATTTGAGAAATATTGATATTGTTTTGTATGACGAATTATTTGAACGAGCCAAATTCATAGTAAAAAACGGCTTGAGGGAGTGA
- a CDS encoding DUF2442 domain-containing protein, which yields MVKIISVEPLVDYKLKIEFSNGKKGVFDVSPYIDKGVFNELKEQSYFCSVRPAFGGIMWPHEQDFSADTVEYELQEIG from the coding sequence ATGGTAAAAATCATATCAGTTGAGCCTTTGGTTGATTATAAACTCAAAATTGAATTTTCAAACGGCAAAAAAGGTGTGTTTGATGTCTCTCCATATATAGACAAAGGTGTTTTTAATGAGTTAAAGGAGCAATCATATTTTTGTTCTGTCAGACCTGCTTTTGGAGGTATCATGTGGCCCCACGAACAGGATTTCAGTGCAGATACTGTTGAGTATGAACTGCAAGAAATTGGATAA
- a CDS encoding type II toxin-antitoxin system RelE/ParE family toxin: MKYRLVYTQRAVRDIGKLEVNVKKRIGKTLMRYQDAPLDYAESLTDSSLGSYRFRVGDYRIIFDIEGRDIVVLRVGHRRELYKR; this comes from the coding sequence GTGAAATACAGACTTGTATATACACAAAGAGCAGTGAGGGATATCGGAAAACTTGAAGTAAATGTGAAAAAAAGAATTGGTAAAACACTTATGCGTTATCAGGATGCCCCCTTAGATTATGCTGAAAGCCTTACGGATTCAAGTCTTGGCAGTTATAGATTTCGAGTAGGAGATTATAGGATTATTTTCGATATAGAAGGCAGGGATATTGTAGTGTTGCGAGTTGGCCACAGGAGAGAGCTTTATAAACGGTAG
- a CDS encoding flavodoxin family protein produces MKAIAINGSPRKGGNTEFLLKKVLEPIAAAGITTELIQIGGKQVHGCMACYKCKENKDSKCAIDTDIINECIGKMVESDAIILGSPTYFAGMTSEMKALIDRAGFVANANGRLFSRKIGAAVTVNRRGGATSVIDSMYHMFLMSRMIIPGSTYWNFGVGREKGEVEKDTEALENMKDLGETIAWLVRRLKV; encoded by the coding sequence ATGAAAGCAATTGCTATTAATGGAAGTCCACGTAAAGGCGGGAATACGGAATTCCTGCTGAAAAAAGTACTTGAACCTATTGCTGCAGCAGGGATAACAACAGAACTGATCCAGATTGGCGGCAAACAGGTGCATGGCTGTATGGCCTGCTATAAGTGCAAGGAAAACAAGGATTCAAAATGTGCAATTGATACAGATATCATAAATGAATGCATTGGTAAAATGGTTGAATCCGATGCGATTATTTTAGGTTCACCAACATACTTTGCCGGTATGACATCAGAAATGAAAGCCTTGATAGACCGTGCAGGATTTGTTGCCAATGCTAATGGCCGCCTCTTCTCTCGTAAAATTGGTGCTGCAGTAACTGTGAACAGACGGGGAGGAGCAACAAGTGTCATAGATTCAATGTACCATATGTTTCTAATGTCCAGAATGATTATTCCAGGTTCTACTTACTGGAATTTTGGTGTTGGAAGGGAGAAGGGAGAGGTCGAGAAAGACACTGAAGCACTTGAAAATATGAAAGACCTGGGCGAAACAATTGCCTGGCTGGTAAGAAGATTAAAGGTGTAA
- a CDS encoding CoA-binding protein: MMNQDLARLFSPLSVAVIGASNSFDKLGYHVMKSLAGNYQGKIFPVNPRGEKIWGLDSYPSLEVIPGDVELAVIVVPANMVPETLHACGRKGVKGVVLITAGFREIEDPEGGFLEEKIGEIAEQYGLPIIGPNTFGFVNLSSGVNASFTSEFSMIEKGGVALISQSGGMCHLCGFLAIEQRVAMSKLMSLGNRCNVDFPEILPYLVEDDSSTTVIALYIEGLDEPRKLLEVAKSLRGRKPIIAYKAGKSEKGDSASRFHTGSLAGNHAIWKGALRQAGILEVTSAEELLDTAKALDVCPLPAGSRIAVLSGQAGPGMIAADALEPAGLKLSNFSEATQRRINELLPPIAIRTNPVDMGPAWYNPKNIIEIMKAVIDDEHTDGIVFLAMYASANLKLAAGMEEYMKAVDPFHKPVIACFPAPPGIWDEPVKALDRKKGVAILPTPERAVTAMANLWKVSVLLNRKR; the protein is encoded by the coding sequence ATGATGAATCAAGACCTTGCCCGGCTTTTCTCCCCTCTCTCCGTTGCAGTTATTGGAGCATCCAACAGTTTTGACAAATTAGGTTATCATGTAATGAAGAGCCTTGCCGGCAATTACCAGGGGAAGATTTTTCCTGTAAATCCAAGAGGCGAAAAGATCTGGGGCCTGGATTCTTACCCCTCCCTGGAAGTGATCCCCGGGGATGTCGAATTGGCAGTGATCGTTGTGCCTGCCAACATGGTCCCGGAAACACTTCACGCGTGCGGGCGCAAGGGCGTGAAGGGGGTAGTGCTGATTACCGCAGGCTTTCGGGAAATTGAAGATCCTGAGGGTGGGTTTTTAGAAGAAAAGATTGGAGAGATCGCAGAGCAATATGGTCTGCCAATTATCGGACCTAATACATTTGGTTTTGTCAATCTGAGCTCCGGAGTAAATGCATCTTTCACGTCGGAATTCTCCATGATCGAAAAAGGGGGCGTTGCCCTGATAAGCCAGAGCGGAGGCATGTGCCATCTCTGCGGTTTTCTCGCCATTGAACAGAGGGTCGCCATGTCAAAATTGATGAGCCTTGGCAACCGCTGCAACGTTGATTTTCCCGAGATCTTGCCGTACCTCGTCGAGGATGATAGTTCCACAACGGTAATCGCCCTTTACATAGAGGGTCTTGATGAGCCGAGGAAACTTCTTGAGGTTGCTAAATCACTGCGCGGAAGAAAGCCTATTATCGCTTACAAGGCAGGAAAAAGCGAAAAGGGCGATAGTGCAAGCCGATTCCACACCGGGTCGCTCGCTGGAAACCATGCAATATGGAAAGGTGCCCTTCGTCAGGCAGGGATTCTGGAAGTCACATCCGCGGAAGAGTTGCTTGATACGGCAAAAGCCCTCGATGTATGCCCCTTGCCGGCTGGATCTCGCATAGCCGTGCTTTCCGGCCAGGCGGGTCCGGGAATGATTGCTGCGGACGCCCTGGAGCCTGCGGGACTCAAGCTGTCGAACTTTTCGGAGGCAACACAGAGGAGAATCAATGAGCTTTTGCCTCCAATCGCTATTCGCACAAATCCGGTGGATATGGGGCCTGCATGGTATAACCCGAAGAATATCATTGAGATCATGAAGGCAGTGATCGACGATGAGCACACGGACGGCATTGTTTTTCTTGCAATGTATGCGTCAGCCAATCTGAAGCTGGCGGCGGGGATGGAAGAATATATGAAGGCTGTAGATCCTTTCCATAAGCCAGTCATCGCCTGCTTTCCCGCTCCTCCAGGCATATGGGATGAGCCGGTAAAGGCACTTGACCGGAAGAAAGGGGTAGCGATTCTTCCTACTCCGGAGCGAGCTGTAACAGCCATGGCTAACCTGTGGAAGGTCAGCGTATTATTGAACAGGAAGAGGTAG
- a CDS encoding nucleotidyltransferase domain-containing protein, translated as MAIKNDTIEKIRKQRDYLSSEFGVEKIGLFGSVATGADNDSSNIDLIVEFSRPMGLKFIRLVEYLEEILGRKVDLLTRDGLENIRVKKVADDIRSTLTYV; from the coding sequence ATGGCTATTAAAAACGACACCATAGAAAAGATAAGAAAACAGCGTGACTATCTTTCTTCAGAATTTGGTGTTGAGAAGATTGGCCTCTTCGGTTCTGTCGCTACGGGAGCCGATAACGATAGCAGCAATATTGATCTTATTGTAGAGTTCAGCCGGCCCATGGGCCTCAAATTTATCAGGCTTGTCGAATACCTTGAGGAAATTCTTGGAAGAAAAGTGGACCTTCTAACTCGTGACGGTCTTGAAAATATACGCGTAAAAAAAGTCGCAGATGACATACGAAGCACCCTGACCTATGTCTAA
- a CDS encoding CopG family transcriptional regulator, producing the protein MAKVVTLRLNDKVYNAFKTIAEQENRSISNFIETAALRYINEIEFVDEFEMAEINSNTTLKDSMNRGIEDYKNHKGRLF; encoded by the coding sequence ATGGCAAAAGTAGTAACACTCAGGCTTAATGATAAGGTATATAACGCCTTTAAGACAATAGCCGAACAAGAGAACAGGTCGATCTCTAATTTTATTGAAACAGCCGCATTGCGGTATATCAACGAAATTGAATTTGTTGATGAATTCGAGATGGCGGAGATAAATTCCAATACAACGCTAAAGGATTCGATGAACCGGGGGATCGAGGATTACAAAAATCACAAAGGCCGGCTTTTCTGA
- a CDS encoding DUF6516 family protein: MARLIYHVKQYNANGSIEEIKIWQLPRTKDKPYGLKYSFVYIVNGERVVGYDNYEGKESQYTFKNLKKLWNDFKKDIQRCREGAI, translated from the coding sequence ATGGCAAGGCTTATATATCACGTGAAGCAATATAACGCCAATGGTTCTATCGAAGAAATTAAAATATGGCAGTTACCCAGAACAAAAGATAAACCATACGGGTTGAAATACTCATTTGTCTATATCGTAAATGGTGAACGTGTTGTAGGCTATGATAATTATGAGGGAAAGGAGTCCCAATATACGTTTAAGAACCTTAAAAAGCTATGGAATGACTTCAAAAAAGATATACAACGATGCAGGGAAGGTGCAATATGA
- a CDS encoding PEP-utilizing enzyme translates to MKTESVQYDLTSEEYTSDAEDSRNKSSILAGYLNGKPIRGRIASSGVAMGRATLIRNDDDILKVKDGAVIISKTASPKLATILSKVNAIATEIGGQSSNAMIFARECGIPALVNIPGLTEIIKDGDIVRVDAVKGIVEIEKRTKLHSIK, encoded by the coding sequence ATGAAAACAGAATCAGTACAGTATGACCTTACATCCGAAGAATATACATCGGATGCAGAAGATTCAAGAAACAAGTCAAGTATTTTAGCAGGATATTTGAATGGAAAACCTATTCGTGGAAGAATAGCATCATCAGGAGTGGCAATGGGTAGAGCTACATTAATAAGAAATGACGACGATATATTAAAAGTAAAAGATGGTGCTGTGATTATTTCTAAAACAGCTTCACCTAAACTTGCGACAATATTATCTAAAGTGAATGCGATAGCGACCGAAATTGGTGGTCAGTCTTCAAATGCCATGATATTTGCCAGGGAATGCGGCATTCCTGCATTGGTGAATATACCCGGTCTGACGGAAATAATAAAAGATGGAGATATCGTAAGAGTAGACGCGGTAAAAGGAATTGTAGAAATTGAGAAGCGTACTAAGCTGCACAGCATAAAATAG
- a CDS encoding flavodoxin family protein: MKVIAINGSPRKKWNTAALLQKALEGAASLGAYTELVHLYDLNYRGCISCFACKTKNGPSYGRCAVKDGLTPLLEKIGHIGAMVLGSPIYYGTVTGEMRSFMERLFFPYSTYTDPPGSLFPGNISTGFIYTLGATEELARERGFHHHINLNEMLLRTIFGKSESLMSYDTYQFEDYSKVYAPRFDPEKKAKRRAEVFPLDCEKAFEMGERFAGIDATP; this comes from the coding sequence ATGAAAGTGATAGCAATAAACGGAAGCCCGAGAAAAAAATGGAACACGGCAGCCCTTCTCCAAAAAGCCCTGGAAGGAGCCGCATCCCTGGGAGCGTACACCGAGCTTGTCCACCTCTATGATCTTAATTACAGGGGTTGCATAAGCTGCTTTGCGTGCAAGACAAAAAATGGCCCAAGCTACGGAAGGTGTGCTGTAAAAGATGGTCTTACCCCGCTTTTAGAAAAAATCGGGCACATAGGCGCCATGGTCCTGGGTTCTCCCATCTATTACGGAACTGTGACAGGAGAAATGAGATCCTTTATGGAGCGCCTGTTTTTCCCTTACAGCACCTATACCGACCCTCCGGGGTCCCTTTTCCCGGGAAATATTTCAACGGGTTTTATCTATACGCTTGGCGCTACCGAAGAACTGGCAAGGGAACGCGGCTTCCACCACCACATCAATCTGAATGAAATGCTCCTCAGGACCATATTCGGCAAATCTGAATCACTTATGAGCTATGACACATACCAGTTTGAGGACTACTCAAAGGTGTATGCCCCACGTTTCGACCCTGAAAAGAAGGCAAAGAGGCGGGCAGAGGTCTTCCCCCTTGATTGCGAAAAAGCCTTTGAGATGGGTGAACGATTCGCCGGAATAGATGCCACCCCCTGA
- the flgM gene encoding flagellar biosynthesis anti-sigma factor FlgM — MRIDKDVKTNPLDTLTKSAQAKSPKQTATEDKHNMGVSDKVELSGKNIDITKITAKVNAAPSIREDKVNSIRAAIENGTYKVKSELVAKAVIKNTLLDEIL; from the coding sequence TTGAGGATTGATAAAGATGTAAAAACTAATCCGCTTGATACGCTTACAAAATCTGCCCAGGCTAAGTCGCCAAAGCAAACAGCTACTGAAGACAAACACAATATGGGTGTATCTGACAAGGTAGAATTGTCAGGTAAAAATATAGATATAACTAAGATTACTGCGAAGGTTAATGCAGCGCCTTCAATAAGGGAGGATAAAGTTAACAGCATCAGAGCAGCAATAGAAAACGGCACATATAAAGTAAAAAGCGAACTCGTAGCAAAGGCAGTCATCAAGAACACCCTCCTGGATGAAATACTCTAG
- a CDS encoding TetR/AcrR family transcriptional regulator produces MGILERRKREKELRQELAISAAMAIYDEEGYHAITMDRIAERSELSRAALYLYFKSKEEILIKATVSFFDDFAALLQGLYDNREKNKYRLFEDLWGCFKQIYEKNPSTFAASQYVHHREIIRNLPEDLRNILFKSGAKVVGLQHMIVEYGVKEGVFIEVDSRTLSEVIWASFLGIVYLERSKNTLSKKNHLSITHDLALMVLAKGILNQPQQNH; encoded by the coding sequence ATGGGTATTTTGGAAAGGAGGAAACGTGAAAAGGAATTAAGACAGGAATTGGCAATAAGTGCTGCTATGGCTATATATGATGAAGAGGGCTACCACGCTATTACAATGGATAGGATAGCGGAACGTTCAGAATTAAGCCGGGCCGCATTGTATCTCTATTTTAAGAGCAAAGAGGAAATCCTGATTAAAGCTACTGTGTCGTTTTTTGACGATTTTGCCGCCCTCCTTCAGGGCTTGTATGATAATAGGGAGAAAAATAAATATAGACTATTTGAGGATTTATGGGGATGTTTTAAACAAATTTATGAAAAGAATCCTTCAACTTTTGCTGCTTCACAATATGTTCATCATAGAGAAATAATCCGTAATCTTCCCGAAGATTTACGTAATATTTTATTCAAGTCGGGCGCCAAAGTAGTAGGCCTACAGCATATGATAGTTGAATACGGAGTCAAAGAAGGAGTATTTATTGAGGTCGATTCAAGAACACTGTCAGAAGTCATATGGGCTTCTTTTTTAGGGATTGTGTATCTCGAACGAAGCAAGAACACCCTTTCCAAGAAAAATCATTTAAGCATTACGCATGATCTTGCCTTAATGGTGTTAGCAAAAGGAATATTGAATCAACCGCAACAGAATCATTAG
- a CDS encoding arsenate reductase family protein — protein sequence MSIQIFGTLKCQETRKAQRYFKDRGIPFQFVNLAEKGLSRGELNSIKAVIGVENLIDKGSKEYGRLNLKYLTHNVEEELLNHPLLFRTPIVRDSRKITVGYEPEVWKEWT from the coding sequence ATGAGCATCCAGATCTTCGGCACACTCAAATGTCAGGAAACACGAAAAGCACAGAGATATTTCAAAGATAGAGGCATCCCCTTTCAGTTCGTTAATCTTGCAGAAAAAGGTCTCAGCAGAGGTGAATTGAATAGCATTAAAGCTGTGATAGGAGTAGAAAACCTCATCGATAAAGGTAGTAAAGAATACGGCAGGCTCAACCTGAAATACCTCACTCATAATGTGGAGGAGGAACTTCTTAATCATCCACTTTTGTTCCGTACCCCCATCGTAAGAGACAGTCGCAAAATAACAGTGGGCTATGAACCTGAGGTTTGGAAAGAGTGGACATAA
- a CDS encoding ArsR family transcriptional regulator, protein MKIKNIKIAIKSEKELFNEVNAVWEKAEQGEKVKKHEGLYCENLEAMRKILTENRLRILKVIRKEHPSSVYELAKFLKRDVKNTYDDVELLAGLGLIDLKKTKEGRERNTPVVNYEKILLEIQVA, encoded by the coding sequence ATGAAGATTAAAAATATTAAGATTGCAATAAAATCGGAAAAGGAACTATTTAATGAGGTCAATGCTGTATGGGAAAAAGCTGAGCAGGGAGAAAAAGTAAAAAAACATGAAGGACTCTACTGTGAAAACCTTGAAGCTATGAGAAAAATCCTCACAGAAAACCGCCTCAGGATTCTCAAGGTCATTAGAAAAGAGCATCCTTCATCAGTGTATGAACTTGCAAAGTTTCTTAAGAGGGATGTTAAAAATACCTATGATGATGTTGAACTTCTTGCGGGTCTCGGTCTTATTGATTTGAAGAAAACAAAAGAAGGCAGAGAGCGCAATACTCCTGTCGTAAATTACGAAAAAATTCTTCTGGAGATACAGGTTGCCTGA